The DNA segment GGCAGCGATAGCGGTAATGGCGCTGGAGTCAAGGCCACCTGATAAAAATGTGCAAAGTGGAACGTCGGATACGAGTTGTCGTTCCACTGCATCAGTTACGAGGAATCGAACTTTCTCTGCAGTTTCATCGAGAGAATCTGTATGCACTTCACTTTTAACATTCCAGTAGCGCCAAATTCGCAGACCTAGTCGAGAAATAGTTAAAGCGTGAGCAGGGCGTAGTTCATGTATTCCGTGGAAAACTCCTGAACCAGGCTTTCTAGATGGACCAACAGCTAATACTTCAGCCAAGCCTTCGCGCGAAAGCTGAGGTTTTACATCGGGATGTGCAAGAAGGGACTTTATTTCTGAACCAAAAAGAAATCCTCCATTATTTTCACTATAAAACAATGGTTTGACCCCAAGACGGTCACGTGCAATAAAAACTTTCTGGTCTTTTTCATCCCAAATGGCAAAGGCAAAAATCCCATTAAAATACTCAACGCATTGTTCTTTCCACTCGATATACGAAGTCAATAATACTTCCGTATCGGAATGTCCTGAAAAAGTATAGCCTTTTCTTAGCAGTTCTTTCCGAAGATCTTCCGTATTATATAATTCGCCGTTGTAGCTAAGTGTATACCGATTGTCATGATGAACTTTTGACATCGGCTGTTTGCCACCTATAGGATCGACAACTGTCAATCGTCGGTGACCAAAAACTGCATGTGTATTTAACCACACATTCTCATCATCAGGTCCACGCTTAGACAGCGTCTTCGTCATTTTCTCAACGACAGATGCTTGCGTACGTAAATCTCGGTTAAAATGAACCCAACCTGTAATCCCACACATTGTTCTTCATCCCTTCTACCTTCAAGGCTTAATTAATTGCATCTCCCTAGCCTATGCAAAATAATTAATATTGCTCACGAGATAGGAAATGAAACCAACTCTGTCGAAGCATTTGGATAAAGACAGTGGATAGAAAGGGGGATATGTATGAAAATATTTTCTGCTTACAACTGGGTGGAATATTGCATACGTTGTTCCATACGCATTATTCAAGGCAAGCCTAATTTTCAAGAGAGTTTTGAGATTATTAGAGTTTGAAGAAAGTCAAAGGGTTGGATATGCTCTTTAAAAAAGATGTGGAGGAGTTTGTCGCTGCGTGGGAAAGTAGTTTGGAAAATGAACTTTTGCAAGAGACCAAACAAGATGCAGCATAGAAACCCTCAGATGGGGGGAGATAATGCGCCACGTCATCGCACATGAAATCCATCATGTCGGTCAAATGTCTGTGTGGGCTAGGGAAATTGGGAAATAACCCGTCTCAGCAAATCTAATAAGAAGAGGACTGACTTAGGTTTGGGGGAGTTAGTTAATTACTGTCTCAAATTATGAAGTAAAAATAAGGATGTACAACTAAGTTAATAGTAACTTAGTTGTGCATCCTTTTATTAGCCAAGAAATGATAAGTTTTTTTTAGCAATACGGTGCCTTTCGCTTTTCTTATTAGGATGCATCCATTTCGGCAATGGCCTCAATAAAAGCTTGAAAAGAAACAGTGCCGAAATGGTTCGGATCTCCTTTGAAGAATTGTTCAAGCATATCTTGTTTTGCGCAGGAAGCTGAGCATTCTTTTGCGCGCATAATTAAATTAAGATAGGCGACAAAATAAGATTTAGACAAATTACCACCGTGGTTTACCACCATTTTTCTCCCTCCATATCTTTTATCTTTAACAACAAGAATTTTTTGTAAGCAAGTTCGTACTACAGACGCCCGTTTCTGGTAAATCTAATTCTACGCGTTTAGCTGCTTCTAAATCTCCTGTTAAGTGAGCGACAACTGACCTTACTTGCTCATAACCTGTGGCCATTAAAAAGGTTGGAGCGCGTCCATAACT comes from the Paenisporosarcina antarctica genome and includes:
- a CDS encoding DinB family protein — protein: MRHVIAHEIHHVGQMSVWAREIGK